A genome region from Chengkuizengella sp. SCS-71B includes the following:
- a CDS encoding polyprenyl synthetase family protein, producing MKLNTITEFINYYGQEVEKELKHIFPKDWYIPKRLEEAMSYSLFAGGKRLRPILTIAALEALNGSIRSILPAAAAIEMIHTYSLIHDDLPAMDDDDYRRGKLTNHKVYGEAMAVLAGDALLTHAFYVISNSLRMKEVPAEKILNLVEELSAYAGPRGMVGGQVDDIDGEQGITNIHQLEKIHIHKTGDLIVYSLRAGGHIAGANDEQLKALASFGYKIGLAFQIQDDILDIIGDEQKLGKPVLSDENANKVTYPYLIGLEACVEKVKELTEEAKHDIAEANFPNPNRLLEIADFLMQREH from the coding sequence TTGAAATTAAATACAATTACAGAATTCATTAATTATTATGGACAAGAAGTTGAAAAAGAATTAAAGCATATTTTCCCAAAAGATTGGTATATTCCAAAACGTTTAGAAGAGGCGATGAGTTATTCCTTGTTTGCTGGGGGAAAAAGATTGCGCCCTATTTTAACAATTGCTGCTTTAGAAGCATTAAATGGGTCCATACGTTCAATTTTACCAGCTGCTGCAGCTATTGAGATGATTCATACTTATTCACTTATCCATGATGATTTGCCTGCAATGGATGATGATGATTATAGACGTGGGAAATTAACTAATCATAAAGTTTATGGTGAGGCTATGGCAGTATTAGCGGGAGACGCATTGTTAACTCATGCTTTTTACGTTATATCCAACTCACTACGGATGAAAGAAGTGCCAGCTGAAAAAATTCTAAATCTTGTTGAAGAATTATCAGCATATGCCGGACCAAGAGGTATGGTAGGTGGTCAAGTAGATGATATTGATGGAGAACAGGGAATTACAAATATCCATCAATTGGAGAAAATACATATTCATAAAACAGGCGATTTAATAGTGTATTCATTACGTGCAGGAGGTCATATTGCTGGAGCCAATGATGAACAGCTTAAAGCTTTAGCAAGTTTTGGATATAAAATCGGACTAGCATTTCAGATTCAAGATGATATTTTAGATATTATAGGGGACGAGCAAAAACTAGGCAAGCCTGTTTTAAGTGATGAGAACGCTAATAAGGTAACTTATCCTTATCTTATCGGATTAGAAGCATGTGTTGAAAAAGTTAAAGAATTAACTGAAGAAGCTAAACATGATATTGCAGAAGCAAATTTTCCAAATCCGAATCGTTTACTTGAAATAGCAGATTTTCTAATGCAGAGGGAACACTAA
- the xseA gene encoding exodeoxyribonuclease VII large subunit — protein MKDNQLIYSVNELTKFIKNKLEFEPSLQNIWIRGEISNFIHHSSGHMYFTLKDKYSRVKCVMFASHNQRIPFIPRNGTKVLARGNISLYERDGQYQLYVNQMQPDGIGSLYLAFEQLKQKLEKEGLFLSDMKKTLPRYAKTVGVVTSSTGAAVRDIVTTIQRRNRMVSILLYPVSVQGKNAVPSIKKGIEVLNKHEEVEVIIVGRGGGSLEELWAFNEEVVARSIFESKIPIISAVGHETDYTIADFVADVRAATPTAAAELAVSHQLEIKNHLEHLKQRLNKAVFYHLQKKAEKLEQLKRSSYLRSPQKQLVQPTEHLDRLKDQLIFNMLNRMRYTREKLYKVEAGLSTLNLKNKLDYSNQRLKNIQHRLNHIIMVYIKNQKLKLSSNVRQLDALSPLKVMDRGYSLVYNEDEKIVKSVEQIQIDQKIQVKLKDGKLDCQVKKVEEET, from the coding sequence ATGAAAGATAATCAGTTGATATATTCAGTAAATGAATTAACCAAATTTATTAAAAATAAATTGGAGTTTGAACCCTCATTACAAAACATTTGGATACGTGGTGAGATTTCAAATTTTATACATCATTCAAGTGGTCATATGTACTTCACTTTAAAGGATAAGTACAGTAGAGTAAAGTGCGTTATGTTTGCTTCTCATAATCAGAGAATTCCTTTTATTCCACGTAACGGAACGAAAGTGTTAGCAAGGGGTAATATATCTTTGTATGAGAGAGACGGACAATATCAATTGTATGTTAATCAAATGCAACCTGATGGAATAGGAAGCCTATATCTAGCTTTTGAGCAACTAAAACAAAAGCTAGAAAAAGAAGGTTTATTTTTAAGTGATATGAAAAAAACACTTCCTCGTTACGCAAAAACAGTAGGTGTAGTAACATCATCTACTGGCGCAGCAGTAAGAGATATCGTGACTACAATTCAACGTAGAAATCGTATGGTATCTATCCTTTTATATCCTGTTTCCGTCCAAGGTAAAAATGCGGTTCCTTCTATTAAAAAAGGGATCGAAGTATTAAATAAACACGAAGAAGTGGAAGTCATTATTGTAGGTCGAGGCGGTGGCTCCCTCGAAGAGCTATGGGCATTTAATGAAGAAGTTGTTGCAAGAAGTATTTTTGAATCAAAAATACCTATCATTTCAGCTGTAGGTCATGAAACAGATTATACGATAGCTGATTTTGTTGCAGATGTTCGTGCTGCTACGCCAACAGCTGCTGCAGAGTTAGCAGTTTCTCATCAATTAGAAATTAAAAATCATTTAGAGCATTTAAAACAAAGGTTAAACAAAGCGGTGTTTTACCACCTACAAAAAAAGGCAGAGAAGTTAGAACAATTGAAACGTTCTTCCTATTTACGATCCCCCCAAAAGCAACTAGTACAACCGACCGAACATTTAGATCGTTTGAAGGATCAACTGATTTTTAATATGTTGAATCGTATGCGATACACTAGGGAGAAGTTATATAAAGTTGAAGCAGGGCTTTCCACATTGAATTTAAAAAATAAGCTTGATTATTCTAATCAAAGATTGAAAAATATTCAACATCGATTGAATCATATTATTATGGTTTATATAAAAAATCAAAAGCTAAAACTTTCATCTAATGTACGCCAATTAGATGCATTAAGTCCATTAAAGGTTATGGATAGGGGGTATAGCTTAGTATACAACGAAGATGAAAAAATTGTTAAATCTGTTGAACAAATTCAAATAGATCAAAAGATTCAAGTGAAATTAAAAGATGGAAAATTAGATTGTCAGGTTAAAAAGGTAGAGGAGGAGACATAA
- the nusB gene encoding transcription antitermination factor NusB yields the protein MKRRQAREIIIQCLYQMELNEVTSTSAIDSVITGQDDAENDNINKIKPEDLQFIQELIDGTFHNKTNIDFLINDYLKGWKIERLSRVDIQILRLAIYEMFYLKDTPPKVIVNEAIELSKYFGTEESGKFINGVLGKMIKEFNVIKAKIHSF from the coding sequence ATGAAACGAAGACAGGCACGGGAAATCATTATACAATGTTTGTACCAAATGGAACTTAATGAAGTGACGTCAACTTCAGCAATAGATTCCGTTATCACAGGACAGGACGATGCGGAAAATGATAATATCAATAAAATAAAACCTGAAGACTTACAATTCATTCAAGAGTTAATAGATGGTACATTTCATAACAAAACAAACATTGATTTCCTCATTAATGACTATTTAAAAGGGTGGAAAATAGAACGGCTTTCAAGAGTAGACATCCAAATACTTCGATTAGCTATTTATGAGATGTTTTATTTAAAAGATACGCCACCTAAAGTGATTGTAAATGAAGCGATTGAGCTATCAAAATATTTTGGAACTGAAGAATCGGGTAAATTTATAAATGGTGTATTAGGTAAAATGATCAAAGAATTTAACGTTATAAAAGCAAAAATACACTCATTTTAA
- a CDS encoding DUF2273 domain-containing protein, translating to MWKDLWERHPGKLIGVMIGIFFGIIYLIVGFWDTFMFALIVLIGFYIGRKVDSKESMEIYTKVKLRLLRFLDRYR from the coding sequence ATGTGGAAAGATTTATGGGAACGGCACCCAGGAAAATTGATAGGGGTAATGATTGGAATTTTTTTTGGTATTATATATTTAATTGTAGGTTTTTGGGATACATTTATGTTTGCACTTATTGTTCTTATTGGTTTTTATATCGGTAGAAAAGTGGATTCAAAAGAAAGTATGGAAATTTATACAAAAGTAAAGTTACGATTGTTAAGATTTTTAGATCGTTATCGATAA
- the accC gene encoding acetyl-CoA carboxylase biotin carboxylase subunit translates to MRFQKILIANRGEIAVRIIRACHEMGIQTVAVYSEADKDSLHVRLADEAYCIGPTLSKDSYLNLTNIMSIATLTGSDAIHPGYGFLAENADFAEICESCNIAFIGPSPEAITKMGDKAVAKDTMKSANVPVIPGTDGLIEDIDEAVMISKDIGYPVLIKATAGGGGKGIRIAENEEMLIHQITAAQQEAEKAFGNAGVYLEKFLTGMKHVEIQVIADKHGNAVHLGERDCSIQRRRQKLLEEAPCPVLTPQIRKEMGEAAVRAAKAVQYSGAGTLEFLLGPDGKFYFMEMNTRIQVEHPVTEMVTNIDLIKEMISIAEGKHLSFAQEDVEIEGWSIECRINAENPDKNFMPSAGQIKFYLPPGGLGVRVDSAAYPGYTISPHYDSMIAKLIVWGKTREEAINRMKRALSEFTIDGIHTTIPFHLKLLSNEKFIQGDFDIKFLEENEV, encoded by the coding sequence ATGAGGTTTCAAAAAATTTTAATCGCTAACCGTGGTGAAATAGCCGTTCGGATTATTCGAGCATGCCATGAAATGGGGATTCAAACAGTAGCTGTTTATTCTGAAGCAGACAAGGATTCTCTCCATGTTCGATTAGCGGATGAAGCATATTGTATAGGTCCAACCTTATCTAAGGACAGTTATTTAAATTTAACCAATATTATGAGTATTGCAACTTTAACCGGATCGGATGCTATACATCCCGGTTATGGATTCTTAGCAGAAAATGCTGATTTCGCTGAAATATGTGAGTCTTGTAACATTGCATTTATCGGCCCGTCACCTGAAGCAATAACAAAGATGGGGGATAAAGCAGTAGCTAAAGATACGATGAAAAGCGCAAATGTTCCAGTTATTCCTGGTACGGATGGGCTCATTGAAGATATTGATGAAGCTGTAATGATCAGTAAAGATATTGGATATCCTGTTCTTATTAAAGCAACTGCAGGTGGTGGAGGTAAGGGTATCCGAATTGCGGAAAATGAAGAGATGCTAATTCACCAAATCACAGCAGCTCAACAAGAAGCTGAGAAAGCCTTTGGGAATGCAGGTGTATATTTAGAGAAATTTTTAACAGGAATGAAACATGTGGAGATTCAAGTCATTGCGGATAAACATGGGAATGCAGTTCATCTTGGCGAAAGAGATTGCTCTATACAACGGAGGAGACAAAAATTATTAGAAGAAGCACCTTGTCCCGTTTTGACACCTCAGATCCGTAAAGAAATGGGGGAAGCTGCTGTACGTGCTGCAAAAGCAGTTCAGTATTCAGGAGCGGGCACACTTGAGTTTTTACTTGGACCAGACGGGAAATTCTATTTCATGGAAATGAATACAAGAATCCAAGTCGAGCACCCAGTTACCGAGATGGTTACAAACATTGATTTGATCAAGGAAATGATTTCTATAGCAGAGGGGAAACATTTATCATTTGCCCAAGAAGATGTAGAAATTGAAGGATGGTCTATTGAATGTCGAATTAATGCTGAAAACCCTGATAAAAACTTTATGCCTTCTGCAGGTCAAATTAAGTTCTATTTACCTCCTGGTGGATTGGGAGTGAGAGTAGATAGTGCCGCATATCCAGGGTATACCATATCACCACACTATGATTCAATGATTGCAAAGTTGATTGTGTGGGGAAAAACCAGGGAAGAAGCAATTAATAGGATGAAAAGAGCATTATCGGAATTTACGATAGATGGTATTCATACTACAATTCCCTTCCATTTAAAATTACTTTCCAATGAAAAGTTTATTCAAGGGGATTTTGATATTAAGTTTTTAGAGGAAAACGAAGTATAA
- a CDS encoding Asp23/Gls24 family envelope stress response protein — protein MNTVALDYEKTEMGHIQIAPEVVEVIAGLATVEIEGVAGMSGGFAGGIAELLGRKNLSKGVKVEVGEKEAAVDVSIIVEYGFRIPDVSQEIQQNVKNAIESMTGLQVVEVNVHIHDVHITQEEKVKNEIEEIKPQRVK, from the coding sequence ATGAATACAGTCGCTCTTGATTATGAGAAGACTGAAATGGGTCATATTCAAATTGCACCTGAGGTCGTTGAAGTCATTGCCGGTTTGGCAACGGTTGAGATTGAAGGTGTAGCGGGAATGAGCGGAGGTTTTGCAGGTGGGATAGCAGAGCTTCTTGGAAGAAAAAATCTATCTAAGGGTGTAAAGGTAGAGGTAGGTGAAAAAGAAGCAGCGGTTGATGTATCTATTATTGTTGAATATGGATTTAGAATACCGGATGTTTCTCAAGAAATTCAGCAAAACGTAAAAAATGCAATTGAATCAATGACTGGACTTCAAGTTGTAGAAGTAAATGTACATATTCATGATGTGCATATTACTCAGGAAGAAAAAGTTAAAAATGAAATTGAAGAAATTAAACCACAACGCGTAAAATAA
- the folD gene encoding bifunctional methylenetetrahydrofolate dehydrogenase/methenyltetrahydrofolate cyclohydrolase FolD: MTAKLINGTDLSKIIREELKSEVELLKSKNIQPGLAVVLVGDDPASEVYVGRKAKACDQLGIYSEVHKLPETTTEKELVLLIRKLNVHTDIHGILVQLPLPKHISEKAVIDAIAVEKDVDGFHPINVGNLLIGDDSLLPCTPAGVIEMIKREGIEIAGKHAVVIGRSNIVGKPVSMLLLRENATVSICHSKTKDIASIAKQADILVVATGIPKMIGSDCIKEGAVVIDVGINRMDNGKLCGDVDFDKVKEVAGFITPVPGGVGPMTITMLIKNTLEAASKST; encoded by the coding sequence ATGACTGCAAAATTGATTAATGGGACAGATTTATCGAAAATCATTCGTGAAGAACTGAAAAGTGAAGTTGAACTGCTGAAATCAAAAAATATACAGCCTGGTTTGGCAGTTGTTTTAGTTGGGGACGACCCTGCTTCTGAAGTTTATGTGGGTCGAAAAGCTAAAGCTTGTGATCAACTAGGAATTTATTCTGAAGTACATAAACTGCCTGAAACAACTACTGAGAAAGAATTAGTACTACTTATTCGCAAGTTAAATGTACATACAGATATTCATGGTATATTAGTTCAGCTGCCACTACCAAAACATATCTCAGAAAAAGCAGTCATTGATGCCATTGCTGTGGAAAAAGATGTTGATGGTTTTCATCCAATCAACGTAGGGAATTTATTAATTGGTGATGACAGTTTATTACCTTGTACTCCTGCAGGAGTAATAGAAATGATAAAAAGAGAAGGAATTGAAATTGCCGGTAAGCATGCTGTTGTGATAGGCAGGAGTAATATTGTAGGAAAACCTGTTTCTATGTTACTTCTTAGGGAAAATGCAACAGTGAGTATATGTCATTCAAAAACAAAGGATATAGCATCAATAGCCAAACAAGCAGATATTTTGGTTGTAGCAACGGGAATACCCAAAATGATTGGGTCAGATTGTATTAAAGAAGGTGCTGTCGTAATTGATGTTGGTATCAATCGAATGGACAATGGAAAACTTTGTGGAGATGTTGATTTTGATAAAGTGAAGGAAGTAGCAGGGTTTATTACACCTGTTCCAGGTGGTGTAGGACCAATGACGATTACCATGTTAATTAAAAATACACTGGAAGCAGCATCTAAATCAACATAA
- the amaP gene encoding alkaline shock response membrane anchor protein AmaP has translation MKIFDRLLLFLYSIFVTVVSLFVVIQMLQTGDINLPYLNDVQEIIFYVIVAVVVLISIRFIYITLRSNSATKPSIDQRNDYGDIKISMETIEQVALKAAARVKGTKDTKAKITASQSGIEVKIKTYVDGETAIPKLTEEIQQNVNDYIEDVTGIPVSNVSVLVVNIFQSNTFKSRVE, from the coding sequence TTGAAAATCTTTGATCGATTGTTATTATTTCTATACAGTATTTTTGTTACTGTAGTTTCTTTATTTGTTGTTATTCAGATGCTTCAAACAGGTGATATTAATCTACCTTATCTAAATGATGTGCAAGAAATAATATTCTATGTCATTGTTGCTGTTGTTGTGCTCATTAGCATTCGTTTTATATATATTACTTTACGTTCCAATTCTGCTACAAAACCCAGCATAGATCAACGAAACGATTATGGTGATATAAAAATTTCAATGGAGACGATAGAGCAGGTTGCATTAAAAGCTGCTGCTAGAGTAAAAGGAACTAAAGATACAAAAGCAAAAATCACGGCAAGCCAATCAGGAATTGAAGTGAAAATAAAAACTTATGTTGATGGTGAAACTGCTATTCCAAAGCTAACTGAAGAAATCCAACAAAATGTGAATGATTACATTGAAGATGTAACAGGAATCCCTGTTTCTAATGTTTCTGTTTTAGTAGTTAATATCTTTCAATCTAATACTTTCAAAAGTAGAGTAGAGTAA
- the xseB gene encoding exodeoxyribonuclease VII small subunit, whose translation MEDKSKKLNFEEAMENLENVVSALEREDVPLEKAIELFQEGVKLSSYCSQKLEQVEQKIEMLISEDGQKKDFHPLNDDNQGDMD comes from the coding sequence ATGGAAGATAAGAGTAAGAAACTAAATTTTGAGGAGGCAATGGAAAACCTTGAAAACGTTGTAAGCGCATTAGAGAGGGAAGATGTGCCGTTAGAAAAAGCGATTGAATTATTTCAAGAGGGAGTAAAGCTTTCCAGTTATTGTAGTCAAAAATTAGAACAGGTTGAGCAAAAAATTGAAATGTTAATTAGTGAGGACGGACAAAAAAAAGACTTTCATCCTTTGAATGATGATAATCAAGGTGATATGGATTGA